The proteins below are encoded in one region of Oncorhynchus nerka isolate Pitt River linkage group LG15, Oner_Uvic_2.0, whole genome shotgun sequence:
- the LOC135560271 gene encoding proteoglycan 4-like: protein MDEREEREEVLEEREEVLEEREERDEREERDEREKRKEVLEEGLEEREERDERDEREKRKEVLEEGLEEREERDEREEREKREQVFEKREDREVFKEREEREEGEEVLEESEETTETPGHTSDGFRGEDEADSRRSIWTSLPLYSHLYQTPTNVSHNLSKAPQQQINLTSEKDPSYNQQTSSSNDPDPTTLTPPRTSSSNDPDPTTLTPPRTSSSNDPDPTTLTPPRTSSSNDPDPTTLTPPRTSSSNDPDPTTLTPPRTSSSNYPDATTLTPPRTSSSNDPDPTTLTPPRTSSSNDPDPTTLTPPRTSSSNDPDPTTLTPPRTSSSNDPEPTVCHSTPVFSDTSRAGQTHPFPTAQCVSRFRVPTAQCVSRFRAPTVDCLSRVRAPTTECVSRVRAPTTECVSRFRAPTVDCLSRVRAPTVDCLSRVRAPTTECVSRFRAPTVDCLSRVRAHTADCVSRVGGVQSSSLEDQEDSSSSDDEGKLIIEL, encoded by the exons atggatgagagggaggagagggaagaggtgttggaagagagggaagaggtgttggaagagagggaggagagagatgagagagaagaaagggatgagagggagaagaggaaagaggtgTTAGAAGAGGGgttggaagagagggaggagagagatgaaagggatgagagggagaagaggaaagaggtgTTAGAAGAGGGgttggaagagagggaggagagagatgagagagaagagagggagaagagggaacaGGTGTTTGaaaagagggaggacagggaggtgttcaaggagagggaggagagagaagagggggaagaagtgTTGGAAGAGAGTGAGGAGACAACGGAAACACCTGGCCATACCTCTGATGGGTTTAGAGGAGAG GATGAAGCAGATTCCCGTCGCAGCATCTGGACATCGCTGCCACTTTACAGTCATCTATATCAGACACCAACCAACGTGTCTCACAACCTTTCAAAGGCCCCTCAGCAGCAGATCAACTTAACTTCAGAAAAAGACCCGTCGTATAACCAACAGACCAGCTCTTCAAATGACCCTGACCCCACCACCCTGACCCCACCACGGACCAGCTCTTCAAATGACCCTGACCCCACCACCCTGACCCCACCACGGACCAGCTCTTCAAATGACCCTGACCCCACCACCCTGACCCCACCACGGACCAGCTCTTCAAATGACCCTGACCCCACCACCCTGACCCCACCACGGACCAGCTCTTCAAATGACCCTGACCCCACCACCCTGACCCCACCACGGACCAGCTCTTCAAATTACCCTGACGCCACCACCCTGACCCCACCACGGACCAGCTCTTCAAATGACCCTGACCCCACCACCCTGACCCCACCACGGACCAGCTCTTCAAATGACCCTGACCCCACCACCCTGACCCCACCACGGACCAGCTCTTCAAATGACCCTGACCCCACCACCCTGACCCCACCACGGACCAGCTCTTCAAATGACCCTGAACCCACTGTATGCCACAGCACCCCAGTCTTTAGTGATACCAGCAGGGCAGGACAGACACACCCCTTCCCTACAGCACAGTGTGTGAGCAGGTTTAGGGTCCCTACAGCACAGTGTGTGAGCAGGTTTAGGGCCCCTACAGTAGACTGTTTGAGCAGGGTTAGGGCCCCTACAACAGAGTGTGTGAGCAGGGTTAGGGCCCCTACAACAGAGTGTGTGAGCAGGTTTAGGGCCCCTACGGTAGACTGTTTGAGCAGGGTTAGGGCCCCTACGGTAGACTGTTTGAGCAGGGTTAGGGCCCCTACAACAGAGTGTGTGAGCAGGTTTAGGGCCCCTACGGTAGACTGTTTGAGCAGGGTTAGGGCCCATACAGCAGACTGTGTGAGCAGGGTTGGGGGAGTGCAGAGTAGTAGCCTGGAGGACCAAGAGGACAGTAGcagtagtgatgatgaagggAAACTGATTATTGAGCTTTAG